A DNA window from Calliphora vicina chromosome 1, idCalVici1.1, whole genome shotgun sequence contains the following coding sequences:
- the LOC135952615 gene encoding uncharacterized protein LOC135952615 — MYGDCNSPNGCSKCKRKHHTLMHREFLKNNNNQRQINGNSQSENQVSVVQQIQSTNTPGPSGMVQSTNTPGPSGIVQSHHTSVAKKVMLATAWVNIINFGSYYKVRALIDPCSDESFISEKIQHLLKLPTSPVSAEVTGLGGDVISRSCKMATFVIVSLFDQNVSLNVQALVVSRVTGNVPTHSFRPSSNVELPNLSYADPKFYESGEIDLLLGGDLYPLILRGGVQHGIFESLVAQETIFGWIVTGPTPSNVSPRSVRMSYMTKVSIDDQLTKFWELEEVSRRIVLSEEDKKCEEIYSSTTTRNSEGRYIVSLPFKSNFVSLGPNRHIALSQYLRTEKALMRNPEFKAQYDEVLKEYLALGHMKKIKNQESSPSYYLPHHGVFKPESTTTKLRVVFNASSRSSNGKSLNDLLYTGPILQTDLVTLILKWRFFQYVFNADISKMYRQILLKPEHRPFQKIVFRSSETNQIEDFQLNTVTFGLNCAPYLALRTILQLADDEEQRFPLGSQILRESMYVDDALVGTHTISDALAARDQLIGILLTAGFDLRKWTSNSKQILKNLPQEHLLNSEFLSLDDKSTTKTLGIHWNAIDDVFYFTTEKIMRKQAYTKREVLSIIARLFDPAGWLAPVVITAKILMQQMWLDKIEWDDAIKPMALKKWQDFILRYNDIDSIKLPRWIQYFPGCQIEFHGFCDSSELAYASTIYVRIEIGNKTWTNLLVCKTKVAPVRKPSLPRLELCGAVLLAKLVSNVIPNFKLKTYSLYLWSDSTIVLAWLRKPPCNWKTFVANRVATILEKVGNKNWFHVSSSYNPADLATRGLTPSELKENKLWWHGPEWLKLEKSSWPIVPSEFETAEESRKVQVNIARSSEKEDILDRFSNLSRAYHVISYMFRFYNLTRKRNSKNLKYETRRISAQELVFVRTRLFFLSQQQEFSNEFNCLTSKKKLDSRSPLLTLTPFIDKNNIIRANGRLGSTSCLSYNERHPIILAYGSRLARLYVEFVHTLVHHGGPRLVLNIVRQECWIIKVKNLIKTVIHNCKVCVLYRKKLQTQVMAALPEERTTLSRPFTNTGVDFAGPFEIKSFTGRYCRITKGYVCLFVCFSTKAIHLEAVSDLSTPAFLAALARFVARRGCPSSIFSDNGRNFVGAAREIDANFEKHVKELRDTAVENYGHQHLVWHFIPAAAPHMGGLWEAGVKSLKMHFKKTTGQLKYTFEEFSTLLAKIEACLNSRPLGPMSEEVNDLSALTPGHFLIGSTLLSPAEPEELSSPLSIVNRWRKIKSLQQEICRRWKDEYLKELHKRNKWKFPQIDLKVNDLVVLKNEPVCPTEWRLGRIIKVHTGNDGKVRVADIKTQNGRITRPIHKLVILPNCTT; from the coding sequence ATGTATGGAGATTGTAATAGTCCAAATGGTTGCTCCAAGTGCAAGAGAAAACATCATACGTTAATGCAcagggaatttttaaaaaataataataatcaacgTCAGATAAATGGCAATTCGCAAAGTGAAAATCAAGTTAGTGTTGTTCAACAAATACAGTCCACGAATACTCCTGGACCATCTGGAATGGTTCAGTCCACGAATACTCCAGGACCATCTGGAATTGTTCAGTCACATCACACTTCAGTTGCAAAAAAGGTTATGTTAGCCACAGCATgggttaatattataaattttggtTCATATTATAAGGTACGAGCTCTAATAGATCCATGTTCTGATGAgagttttatttctgaaaaaatacaacatttattgAAGTTGCCCACTAGTCCAGTATCAGCTGAAGTTACCGGTCTAGGAGGAGATGTTATAAGCAGGTCTTGTAAAATGgcaacatttgttattgtatcacttTTTGATCAGAATGTGTCTCTTAATGTTCAAGCTTTGGTCGTTTCCCGTGTTACCGGCAATGTCCCTACACACTCCTTTAGGCCCTCGTCTAATGTTGAACTACCAAACCTTAGTTATGCTGatccaaaattttatgaaagcgGTGAAATAGATTTGTTATTGGGAGGTGATTTGTATCCTCTAATTCTTCGTGGTGGAGTTCAACATGGTATTTTTGAATCGCTTGTGGCTCAAGAGACAATTTTTGGTTGGATTGTCACTGGCCCAACACCCAGTAATGTTTCCCCACGATCTGTAAGAATGTCTTATATGACAAAAGTTTCTATTGATGACCAGTTGACAAAGTTTTGGGAGTTAGAAGAAGTTTCTCGTAGAATAGTTTTATCAGAAGAGgataaaaaatgtgaagaaattTATAGTTCTACTACCACAAGAAATTCTGAAGGAAGATATATCGTCAGTCTACCCTTTAAGAGTAATTTTGTGTCACTTGGTCCTAATAGACATATTGCTCTTAGCCAATACCTAAGAACTGAAAAAGCTTTAATGCGTAATCCAGAATTTAAGGCTCAATATGATGAGGTCCTAAAGGAATATTTAGCTCTAGGACatatgaagaaaattaaaaatcaagaaaGCAGTCCAAGTTATTATTTACCTCATCACGGAGTATTCAAGCCAGAAAGCACAACTACTAAATTAAGAGTTGTTTTTAATGCTTCGAGCAGGTCATCAAATGGCAAAAGTCTCAACGACTTATTGTATACTGGCCCAATATTACAAACTGATCTAGTAACCCTAATATTGAAATGGCGATTTTTTCAGTATGTCTTTAATGCGgacatttcaaaaatgtaccGCCAAATATTACTAAAACCGGAACATAGACcattccaaaaaattgtttttcgtaGTTCCGAGACCAATCAGATTGAAGATTTCCAATTAAATACAGTTACTTTTGGCTTAAATTGTGCGCCTTATTTGGCCCTTAGAACTATTCTTCAATTAGCTGATGATGAAGAGCAACGTTTTCcacttggttctcaaatattGCGTGAGTCTATGTACGTTGATGATGCTCTTGTTGGAACACATACAATTTCTGATGCTTTGGCAGCAAGGGACCAATTAATTGGTATTTTATTGACAGCTGGGTTTGACTTACGAAAGTGGACCTCAAactctaaacaaattttaaaaaatttgcccCAAGAGCATTTACTAAATTCAGAATTTTTGTCGCTCGACGATAAAAGTACTACGAAAACACTCGGAATACATTGGAATGCGATAGACGATGTCTTTTATTTTACTACAGAAAAAATAATGAGGAAGCAAGCCTATACAAAGAGAGAAGTTCTTTCAATAATAGCAAGGCTCTTCGACCCTGCTGGTTGGTTGGCTCCAGTGGTCATAACTGCTAAGATCTTAATGCAGCAAATGTGGTTAGATAAGATAGAGTGGGATGACGCTATTAAACCAATGGCTCTGAAAAAGTGGCAAGATTTTATTTTGAGATATAATGATATAGACTCTATTAAGCTTCCTAGATGGATTCAATATTTTCCAGGCTGTCAGATTGAATTTCATGGGTTTTGTGACTCGTCGGAGTTAGCTTATGCATCCACAATATACGTAAGAATAGAAATTGGTAATAAAACTTGGACAAACTTGCTCGTTTGCAAAACGAAAGTGGCTCCAGTAAGAAAACCCTCTCTACCACGCTTAGAGTTATGCGGAGCGGTTCTTTTGGCAAAATTAGTTAGCAATGTAATTCCCAACTTTAAGCTCAAAACATATTCCTTATATTTGTGGTCCGATTCCACGATAGTTCTAGCATGGTTACGAAAACCACCGTGTAATTGGAAAACTTTTGTGGCGAATAGGGTGGCTACAATATTAGAAAAAGTCGGAAATAAAAACTGGTTTCATGTATCCTCCAGTTACAACCCTGCAGATCTAGCAACCCGGGGGCTGACACCTTCGgagttaaaagaaaacaaactttGGTGGCATGGTCCTGAATGGCTCAAATTAGAAAAATCCTCTTGGCCCATAGTTCCATCGGAATTTGAAACCGCAGAAGAGTCGAGGAAAGTGCAAGTTAATATTGCTAGATCGTCCGAAAAGGAGGATATACTTGatcgtttttcaaatttatccAGAGCTTACCACGTAATATCATATATGTTCAGATTTTATAATCTTACAAGAAAGCGCAATTCTAAAAACCTCAAGTATGAAACAAGGAGAATTTCGGCTCAGGAATTGGTTTTCGTACGTACtcggttattttttttatcacaacAACAAGAATTTTCGAATGAATTCAACTGCTTAACTTCTAAGAAGAAACTTGATTCTCGTAGTCCTTTATTAACGCTCACGCCATTCATAGACAAGAATAACATAATTCGTGCTAATGGTCGTCTTGGTTCTACATCATGTTTATCCTACAATGAACGACATCCCATTATACTTGCGTATGGTAGCAGATTAGCTCGCCTTTATGTTGAATTTGTTCACACATTGGTTCATCATGGTGGCCCTCGTCTGGTCTTGAACATCGTCCGGCAAGAGTGTTGGATAATAAAggttaaaaatttgattaagaCAGTTATTCATAATTGTAAAGTTTGTGTCTTATAtcgcaaaaaattacaaacccAAGTAATGGCAGCTTTGCCCGAAGAAAGAACTACTCTAAGTCGTCCTTTTACGAATACCGGCGTTGATTTTGCGGGCCCATTTGAAATCAAAAGTTTCACAGGTAGATACTGTAGAATCACCAAGGGCTACGTGTGTctctttgtttgtttttctactAAAGCAATCCACCTCGAGGCAGTTAGTGATTTGTCTACTCCAGCGTTTTTAGCAGCCCTAGCCCGATTTGTTGCCCGTCGGGGATGCCCAAGTTCTATTTTCTCAGATAACGGAAGAAATTTTGTTGGCGCTGCAAGAGAAATTGATgcgaattttgaaaaacatgttAAAGAGCTACGTGACACTGCGGTCGAAAATTATGGACATCAACATCTAGTTTGGCACTTTATTCCTGCTGCAGCCCCTCACATGGGAGGATTATGGGAGGCTGGAGTAAAAAGTCTAAAAATGCATTTCAAGAAGACAACTGGACAACTAAAATACACGTTTGAGGAGTTTTCAACACTTTTGGCGAAAATAGAAGCATGTCTCAATTCGCGCCCGTTGGGGCCTATGTCAGAAGAAGTCAATGATTTGTCTGCTCTAACTCCAGGGCATTTTCTAATCGGTTCTACTCTGCTTTCTCCAGCCGAACCGGAAGAACTTTCTTCTCCACTTAGTATTGTAAATCGATGGCGCAAAATAAAATCGCTACAACAAGAAATTTGTCGACGGTGGAAAGACGAATACTTAAAGGAGCTGCACAAGCgtaacaaatggaaatttcccCAGATAgatttaaaagtaaatgacCTTGTTGTTCTAAAAAATGAGCCTGTTTGTCCTACTGAATGGCGCTTAGGTCGCATAATAAAAGTTCATACAGGCAATGATGGTAAAGTTCGTGTAGcagatataaaaactcaaaatggtAGAATCACCCGACCGATCCACAAATTAGTAATTTTGCCGAATTGTACTACTTAA